The following are encoded together in the Bactrocera neohumeralis isolate Rockhampton chromosome 6, APGP_CSIRO_Bneo_wtdbg2-racon-allhic-juicebox.fasta_v2, whole genome shotgun sequence genome:
- the LOC126761435 gene encoding serine protease 1-like, translated as MKFFIAFALCIAAASAYTVGSPVLAATDGINGRITNGERAAAGQFPYQVGLSLKKSIFSSSWCGGSLISSEWVLTAAHCTDGIAEITVYLGATVRTSPEVKYTVSKDNVIIHSGWNSKKIVNDISLIRIPATSFTSKISAVKLPSIASTYSSYSGDRVVASGWGLTSDSASSVSSNLMYATLEIVSNTVCSRIYGTSSVKASNVCVSTPNGVSTCSGDSGGPLVLESSKIQVGLTSYGAADGCELGYPAAFTRITSYLDWIKEHSGVEH; from the exons ATGAAGTTCTTCATCGCTTTTGCTTTATGCATCGCGGCAGCGTCCGCCTACACTGTCGGCAGCCCAGTTTTAGCTGCCACCGATGGTATTAATGGTCGCATTACCAACGGTGAACGTGCCGCTGCGGGTCAATTTCCCTACCAGGTTGGACTTTCATTGAAAAAGAGTATTTTCTCTTCGTCCTGGTGCGGTGGTTCTTTGATCTCATCTGAATGGGTATTGACAGCTGCTCACTGCACTGACGG TATTGCCGAAATTACTGTTTACTTGGGCGCCACTGTACGCACATCCCCTGAAGTTAAATACACCGTTTCCAAAGACAATGTCATCATTCACTCTGGCTGGAATTCGAAGAAGATCGTAAATGATATCTCACTCATCCGCATACCAGCCACTTCTTTCACCAGCAAAATCAGCGCGGTCAAACTACCAAGCATCGCCAGCACCTACTCATCGTACAGTGGTGATCGCGTTGTTGCCTCCGGTTGGGGCCTTACTTCCGACTCCGCCAGCTCTGTCTCTAGCAATTTGATGTATGCCACCTTAGAAATTGTTTCTAACACAGTTTGCTCTAGAATCTACGGCACTTCATCAGTGAAGGCTTCAAATGTTTGCGTTAGTACACCAAATGGTGTTTCGACCTGCAGTGGTGATTCTGGTGGCCCATTGGTTTTGGAATCGTCCAAGATTCAAGTTGGTTTAACTTCGTATGGTGCTGCTGATGGCTGCGAATTGGGTTACCCAGCTGCGTTCACCCGCATTACCAGCTACTTGGATTGGATCAAGGAGCACTCTGGCGTCGAACACTAA
- the LOC126761702 gene encoding serine protease 1-like, with amino-acid sequence MKSIICLALTLAVASAFDPRAEEIFEHARYVPVVSEEIDGRITNGKNASTNQFPYQVGLLLKTDNGTKWCGGSLIGQNWVLSAAHCIETVTSVKVCLGATVRTSPTIIYNVSRSDIIVHPSWDKKTTQNDISLIRIPSVNYTAAIQPVALPKIASSYPTYDGESVIASGWGRTSDTSNSPASILQYANMTVISNAVCKESYNGISANNICTATTGGISTCNGDSGGPLVLASSKIQVGLTSFISGAGCSLGYPAAFTRLTSYLEWILQETGISA; translated from the exons ATGAAATCCATAATTTGTTTAGCACTCACTTTGGCTGTTGCCTCAGCTTTTGATCCTCGCGCAGAAGAAATCTTTGAGCACGCGCGTTACGTACCTGTGGTGAGTGAGGAGATTGATGGACGCATTACAAATGGAAAAAATGCATCCACGAATCAATTTCCTTACCAAGTCGGTCTGCTGTTGAAAACCGATAATGGTACGAAATGGTGTGGTGGTTCGTTGATTGGTCAAAACTGGGTTCTTTCTGCTGCTCATTGCATTGAGAC tGTCACCTCCGTAAAGGTTTGTCTTGGTGCCACTGTGCGTACTAGTCCAACTATTATATACAATGTCAGCAGGAGTGACATCATTGTCCATCCCAGCTGGGATAAAAAAACcactcaaaatgatatttcACTCATTCGCATTCCGAGCGTTAACTACACGGCCGCGATTCAGCCTGTTGCCCTTCCGAAAATTGCTTCATCATACCCAACTTATGATGGTGAAAGCGTTATCGCCTCCGGCTGGGGTCGTACCTCTGACACTTCGAACAGCCCTGCTTCCATATTGCAATATGCTAACATGACCGTTATCTCCAATGCCGTGTGTAAGGAGTCCTATAACGGTATTTCAGCAAACAACATTTGTACTGCCACAACCGGTGGTATCTCCACATGCAACGGTGACTCTGGCGGCCCATTGGTGTTGGCATCCAGCAAAATACAAGTCGGCCTGACTTCATTCATCTCTGGTGCGGGTTGTTCTTTGGGTTACCCAGCAGCTTTTACGCGCCTTACCAGCTACTTGGAATGGATTCTACAAGAAACCGGTATTTCTGCTTGA
- the LOC126761498 gene encoding serine protease 1-like isoform X1, which yields MKFLVVFTLLLASAYASPVLFQRQVEVPVLADNLEGRITNGQTASAGQFPYQVGLSLKLSALSSAWCGGSLIGSQWVLTAAHCTDGVQSVTVYLGATVRTSAEITVTVSSSNIIIHSGWNSNTLKNDISLIKISAVSYSSRVQPVSLPAISSSYSNYVGATAVASGWGKISDSATSVTTNLQYAYVPVVANTVCSNVYGTSIVTSSNICISTTGGVSTCNGDSGGPLVDTSSGVQIGLTSFGAAAGCAKGYPAAFTRVTSYLDWIKSNTGISA from the exons ATGAAGTTCCTAGTAGTTTTCACTTTGCTCTTGGCTTCTGCCTACGCTTCACCAGTACTCTTCCAACGCCAAGTGGAAGTACCAGTGTTGGCTGATAACCTCGAAGGACGTATTACCAATGGTCAAACCGCTTCCGCCGGTCAGTTCCCGTATCAAGTTGGACTTTCATTGAAATTGAGTGCCCTCTCATCTGCCTGGTGTGGTGGTTCTTTGATTGGCAGCCAATGGGTCCTTACCGCTGCTCACTGCACTGACGg TGTTCAATCCGTGACTGTCTACTTGGGTGCTACCGTTCGCACATCGGCCGAAATTACAGTTACCgtaagcagcagcaacattaTCATCCACTCAGGCTGGAACTCCAACACTCTGAAGAACGATATTTCGCTCATCAAAATCTCAGCTGTTTCCTACTCCAGCAGAGTACAACCCGTCAGCTTGCCCGCCATCTCTAGCTCCTACTCTAACTATGTTGGTGCAACAGCTGTTGCCTCCGGTTGGGGAAAAATCAGCGATTCAGCTACTAGTGTGACAACTAATTTGCAATACGCTTACGTGCCAGTGGTTGCCAACACTGTCTGCTCCAATGTTTATGGAACTTCGATTGTGACTTCATCTAACATTTGCATTTCGACCACCGGTGGTGTTTCCACTTGCAATGGTGACTCTGGTGGCCCATTGGTCGACACCTCTTCGGGCGTACAGATCGGTTTGACTTCATTCGGTGCTGCCGCCGGCTGCGCTAAGGGATACCCAGCTGCCTTCACCCGTGTGACCAGCTACTTGGACTGGATTAAGAGCAACACTGGCATTTCTGCTTAA
- the LOC126761498 gene encoding serine protease 1-like isoform X2 — protein sequence MKFLVVFTLLLASAYASPVLFQRQVEVPVLADNLEGRITNGQTASAGQFPYQVGLSLKLSALSSAWCGGSLIGSQWVLTAAHCTDGVQSVTVYLGATVRTSAEITVTVSSSNIIIHSGWNSNTLKNDISLIKISSVSYSSRVQPVSLPAISSSYSNYVGATAVASGWGKISDSATSVTTNLQYAYVPVVANTVCSSVYGTSIVTSSNICISTTGGVSTCNGDSGGPLVDTSSGVQIGLTSFGAAAGCAKGYPAAFTRVTSYLDWIKSNTGISA from the exons ATGAAGTTCCTAGTAGTTTTCACTTTGCTCTTGGCTTCTGCCTACGCTTCACCAGTACTCTTCCAACGCCAAGTGGAAGTTCCAGTGTTGGCTGATAAC CTAGAAGGACGTATTACCAATGGTCAAACCGCTTCCGCCGGTCAGTTCCCGTATCAAGTAGGACTTTCATTGAAATTGAGCGCACTCTCATCTGCCTGGTGTGGTGGTTCTTTGATTGGCAGCCAATGGGTCCTTACCGCTGCTCACTGCACTGACGG TGTTCAATCCGTGACTGTCTACTTGGGTGCTACCGTTCGTACATCGGCCGAAATTACAGTTACTgtaagcagcagcaacattaTCATCCACTCAGGCTGGAACTCCAACACTCTGAAGAACGATATTTCGCTCATCAAAATCTCATCCGTTTCCTACTCCAGCAGAGTACAACCCGTCAGCTTGCCCGCTATCTCTAGCTCCTACTCTAACTATGTTGGTGCAACAGCTGTTGCCTCCGGTTGGGGAAAAATCAGCGATTCAGCTACTAGTGTGACAACTAACTTGCAATACGCTTACGTGCCAGTGGTTGCCAACACTGTCTGCTCCAGTGTTTATGGAACTTCGATTGTGACTTCATCTAACATTTGCATTTCGACCACCGGTGGAGTTTCCACTTGCAATGGTGACTCTGGTGGCCCATTGGTGGACACCTCTTCGGGCGTACAGATCGGTTTGACTTCATTCGGTGCTGCCGCCGGCTGCGCTAAGGGATACCCAGCTGCCTTCACCCGTGTGACCAGCTACTTGGACTGGATTAAGAGCAACACTGGCATTTCTGCTTAA
- the LOC126761498 gene encoding serine protease 1-like isoform X5 — protein sequence MKFLVVFTLLLASAYASPVLFQRQVEVPVLADNLEGRITNGQTASAGQFPYQVGLSLKLSALSSAWCGGSLIGSQWVLTAAHCTDGVQSVTVYLGATVRTSAEIKVTVSSSNIIIHSGWNSNTLKNDISLIKISAVSYSSRVQPVSLPAISSSYSNYVGATAVASGWGKISDSATGVTTNLQYAYVPVVANTVCSNVYGTSIVTSSNICISTTGGVSTCNGDSGGPLVDTSSGVQIGLTSFGAAAGCAKGYPAAFTRVTSYLDWIKSNTGISA from the exons ATGAAGTTCCTAGTAGTTTTCACTTTGCTCTTGGCTTCTGCCTACGCTTCACCAGTACTCTTCCAACGCCAAGTGGAAGTACCAGTGTTGGCTGATAAC CTAGAAGGACGTATTACCAATGGTCAAACCGCTTCCGCCGGTCAGTTCCCGTATCAAGTAGGACTTTCGTTGAAATTGAGCGCACTCTCATCTGCCTGGTGTGGTGGTTCTTTGATTGGCAGCCAATGGGTCCTTACCGCTGCTCACTGCACTGACGG TGTTCAATCCGTGACTGTCTACTTGGGTGCAACCGTTCGTACATCGGCCGAAATTAAAGTTACCGTAAGCAGTAGCAACATTATCATCCACTCAGGCTGGAACTCCAACACTCTGAAGAACGATATTTCGCTCATCAAAATCTCAGCTGTTTCCTACTCCAGCAGAGTACAACCCGTCAGCTTGCCCGCCATCTCTAGCTCCTACTCTAACTATGTTGGTGCAACAGCTGTTGCCTCCGGTTGGGGAAAAATCAGCGATTCAGCTACTGGTGTGACAACTAATCTGCAATACGCTTACGTGCCAGTGGTTGCCAACACTGTCTGCTCCAATGTTTATGGAACTTCGATTGTGACTTCATCTAACATTTGCATTTCGACCACCGGTGGAGTTTCCACTTGCAATGGTGACTCTGGTGGCCCATTGGTCGATACCTCTTCGGGCGTACAGATCGGTTTGACTTCATTCGGTGCTGCCGCCGGCTGCGCTAAGGGATACCCAGCTGCCTTCACCCGTGTGACCAGCTACTTGGACTGGATTAAGAGCAACACTGGCATTTCTGCTTAA
- the LOC126761498 gene encoding serine protease 1-like isoform X6, which produces MKFLVVFTLLLASAYASPVLFQRQVEVPVLADNLEGRITNGQTASAGQFPYQVGLSLKLSALSSAWCGGSLIGSQWVLTAAHCTDGVQSVTVYLGATVRTSAEITVTVSSSNIIIHSGWNSNTLKNDISLIKISAVSYSSRVQPVSLPAISSSYSNYVGATAVASGWGKISDSATSVTTNLQYAYVPVVANTVCSNVYGTSIVTSSNICISTTGGVSTCNGDSGGPLVDTSSGVQIGLTSFGAAAGCAKGYPAAFTRVTSYLDWIKSNTGISA; this is translated from the exons ATGAAGTTCCTAGTAGTTTTCACTTTGCTCTTGGCTTCTGCCTACGCTTCACCAGTACTCTTCCAACGCCAAGTGGAAGTTCCAGTGTTGGCTGATAAC CTCGAAGGACGTATTACCAATGGTCAAACCGCTTCCGCCGGTCAGTTCCCGTATCAAGTTGGACTTTCATTGAAATTGAGTGCCCTCTCATCTGCCTGGTGTGGTGGTTCTTTGATTGGCAGCCAATGGGTCCTTACCGCTGCTCACTGCACTGACGg TGTTCAATCCGTGACTGTCTACTTGGGTGCTACCGTTCGCACATCGGCCGAAATTACAGTTACCgtaagcagcagcaacattaTCATCCACTCAGGCTGGAACTCCAACACTCTGAAGAACGATATTTCGCTCATCAAAATCTCAGCTGTTTCCTACTCCAGCAGAGTACAACCCGTCAGCTTGCCCGCCATCTCTAGCTCCTACTCTAACTATGTTGGTGCAACAGCTGTTGCCTCCGGTTGGGGAAAAATCAGCGATTCAGCTACTAGTGTGACAACTAATTTGCAATACGCTTACGTGCCAGTGGTTGCCAACACTGTCTGCTCCAATGTTTATGGAACTTCGATTGTGACTTCATCTAACATTTGCATTTCGACCACCGGTGGTGTTTCCACTTGCAATGGTGACTCTGGTGGCCCATTGGTCGACACCTCTTCGGGCGTACAGATCGGTTTGACTTCATTCGGTGCTGCCGCCGGCTGCGCTAAGGGATACCCAGCTGCCTTCACCCGTGTGACCAGCTACTTGGACTGGATTAAGAGCAACACTGGCATTTCTGCTTAA
- the LOC126761498 gene encoding serine protease 1-like isoform X4, which produces MKFLVVFTLLLASAYASPVLFQRQLEVPVLADYLEGRITNGQTASAGQFPYQVGLSLKLSALSSAWCGGSLIGSQWVLTAAHCTDGVQSVTVYLGATVRTSAEIKVTVSSSNIIIHSGWNSNTLKNDISLIKISAVSYSSRVQPVSLPAISSSYSNYVGATAVASGWGKISDSATGVTTNLQYAYVPVVANTVCSSVYGTSIVTSSNICISTTGGVSTCNGDSGGPLVDTSSGVQIGLTSFGAAAGCAKGYPAAFTRVTSYLDWIKSNTGISA; this is translated from the exons ATGAAGTTCCTAGTAGTTTTCACTTTGCTCTTGGCTTCTGCCTACGCTTCACCAGTACTCTTCCAACGCCAATTGGAAGTACCAGTCTTGGCTGATTACCTAGAAGGACGTATTACCAATGGTCAAACCGCTTCCGCCGGTCAGTTCCCGTATCAAGTAGGACTTTCGTTGAAATTGAGCGCACTCTCATCTGCCTGGTGTGGTGGTTCTTTGATTGGCAGCCAATGGGTCCTTACCGCTGCTCACTGCACTGACGG TGTTCAATCCGTGACTGTCTACTTGGGTGCAACCGTTCGTACATCGGCCGAAATTAAAGTTACCGTAAGCAGTAGCAACATTATCATCCACTCAGGCTGGAACTCCAACACTCTGAAGAACGATATTTCGCTCATCAAAATCTCAGCTGTTTCCTACTCCAGCAGAGTACAACCCGTCAGCTTGCCCGCCATCTCTAGCTCCTACTCTAACTATGTTGGTGCAACAGCTGTTGCCTCCGGTTGGGGAAAAATCAGCGATTCAGCTACTGGTGTGACAACTAAT TTGCAATACGCTTACGTGCCAGTGGTTGCCAACACTGTCTGCTCCAGTGTTTATGGAACTTCGATTGTGACTTCATCTAACATTTGCATTTCGACCACCGGTGGAGTTTCCACTTGCAATGGTGACTCTGGTGGCCCATTGGTGGACACCTCTTCGGGCGTACAGATCGGTTTGACTTCATTCGGTGCTGCCGCCGGCTGCGCTAAGGGATACCCAGCTGCCTTCACCCGTGTGACCAGCTACTTGGACTGGATTAAGAGCAACACTGGCATTTCTGCTTAA
- the LOC126761498 gene encoding serine protease 1-like isoform X3, producing MKFLVVFTLLLASAYASPVLFQRQVEVPVLADNLEGRITNGQTASAGQFPYQVGLSLKLSALSSAWCGGSLIGSQWVLTAAHCTDGVQSVTVYLGATVRTSAEIKVTVSSSNIIIHSGWNSNTLKNDISLIKISAVSYSSRVQPVSLPAISSSYSNYVGATAVASGWGKISDSATGVTTNLQYAYVPVVANTVCSNVYGTSIVTSSNICISTTGGVSTCNGDSGGPLVDTSSGVQIGLTSFGAAAGCAKGYPAAFTRVTSYLDWIKSNTGISA from the exons ATGAAGTTCCTAGTAGTTTTCACTTTGCTCTTGGCTTCTGCCTACGCTTCACCAGTACTCTTCCAACGCCAAGTGGAAGTTCCAGTGTTGGCTGATAAC CTAGAAGGACGTATTACCAATGGTCAAACCGCTTCCGCCGGTCAGTTCCCGTATCAAGTAGGACTTTCGTTGAAATTGAGCGCACTCTCATCTGCCTGGTGTGGTGGTTCTTTGATTGGCAGCCAATGGGTCCTTACCGCTGCTCACTGCACTGACGG TGTTCAATCCGTGACTGTCTACTTGGGTGCAACCGTTCGTACATCGGCCGAAATTAAAGTTACCGTAAGCAGTAGCAACATTATCATCCACTCAGGCTGGAACTCCAACACTCTGAAGAACGATATTTCGCTCATCAAAATCTCAGCTGTTTCCTACTCCAGCAGAGTACAACCCGTCAGCTTGCCCGCCATCTCTAGCTCCTACTCTAACTATGTTGGTGCAACAGCTGTTGCCTCCGGTTGGGGAAAAATCAGCGATTCAGCTACTGGTGTGACAACTAATCTGCAATACGCTTACGTGCCAGTGGTTGCCAACACTGTCTGCTCCAATGTTTATGGAACTTCGATTGTGACTTCATCTAACATTTGCATTTCGACCACCGGTGGAGTTTCCACTTGCAATGGTGACTCTGGTGGCCCATTGGTCGATACCTCTTCGGGCGTACAGATCGGTTTGACTTCATTCGGTGCTGCCGCCGGCTGCGCTAAGGGATACCCAGCTGCCTTCACCCGTGTGACCAGCTACTTGGACTGGATTAAGAGCAACACTGGCATTTCTGCTTAA
- the LOC126761498 gene encoding serine protease 1-like isoform X7, which yields MKFLVVFTLLLASAYASPVLFQRQVEVPVLADNLEGRITNGQTASAGQFPYQVGLSLKLSALSSAWCGGSLIGSQWVLTAAHCTDGVQSVTVYLGATVRTSAEITVTVSSSNIIIHSGWNSNTLKNDISLIKISSVSYSSRVQPVSLPAISSSYSNYVGATAVASGWGKISDSATSVTTNLQYAYVPVVANTVCSSVYGTSIVTSSNICISTTGGVSTCNGDSGGPLVDTSSGVQIGLTSFGAAAGCAKGYPAAFTRVTSYLDWIKSNTGISA from the exons ATGAAGTTCCTAGTAGTTTTCACTTTGCTCTTGGCTTCTGCCTACGCTTCACCAGTACTCTTCCAACGCCAAGTGGAAGTTCCAGTGTTGGCTGATAACCTAGAAGGACGCATTACCAATGGTCAAACCGCTTCCGCCGGTCAGTTCCCCTATCAAGTTGGACTTTCATTGAAATTGAGCGCACTCTCATCTGCCTGGTGTGGTGGTTCTTTGATTGGCAGCCAATGGGTCCTTACCGCTGCTCACTGCACTGACgg TGTTCAATCCGTGACCGTCTACTTGGGTGCTACCGTTCGTACATCGGCCGAAATTACAGTTACCgtaagcagcagcaacattaTCATCCACTCAGGCTGGAACTCCAACACTTTGAAGAACGATATTTCCCTCATCAAAATCTCATCCGTTTCCTACTCCAGCAGAGTACAACCCGTCAGCTTGCCCGCCATCTCTAGCTCCTACTCTAACTATGTTGGTGCAACAGCTGTTGCCTCCGGTTGGGGAAAAATCAGCGATTCAGCTACTAGTGTGACAACTAACTTGCAATACGCTTACGTGCCAGTGGTTGCCAACACTGTCTGCTCCAGTGTTTATGGAACTTCGATTGTGACTTCATCTAACATTTGCATTTCGACCACCGGTGGAGTTTCCACTTGCAATGGTGACTCTGGCGGCCCATTGGTCGACAC CTCTTCGGGCGTACAGATCGGTTTGACTTCATTCGGTGCTGCCGCCGGCTGCGCTAAGGGATACCCAGCTGCCTTCACCCGTGTGACCAGCTACTTGGACTGGATTAAGAGCAACACTGGCATTTCTGCTTAA